The Mucilaginibacter terrenus genome has a segment encoding these proteins:
- a CDS encoding helical backbone metal receptor, whose translation MPVFSDQLNRAVYTLDFPQQIISIVPSQTELLFYLGLGERVVGITNYCIHPSPDVRTVTKIGGTKKLDMQAIHSLKPDLIIANKEENERSQVEALMKHYPVWVSDIADLNDALEMINGVGQITGSFIAANHLVNNIALAFNGIHQLMSSKSAAYFIWRKPYMVAGKGTFIDQMMGYCGLINVFDVGRYPIVTATDLIAAAPKVILLSTEPYPFVEKHLEEFKRMVPNADIILVDGEMFSWYGSRLLLAPKYFNSLIFGLQP comes from the coding sequence GTGCCTGTATTTTCAGACCAGCTGAACAGGGCGGTATACACACTGGATTTTCCACAACAAATAATATCTATAGTTCCGTCACAAACGGAACTTTTGTTTTATCTGGGGCTTGGCGAACGTGTGGTTGGTATAACTAATTACTGTATCCACCCGTCACCAGATGTAAGAACAGTTACTAAAATTGGTGGCACTAAGAAGCTGGATATGCAAGCCATACACAGCCTAAAGCCCGACCTCATCATTGCTAACAAAGAAGAGAATGAACGTAGCCAGGTAGAAGCGCTAATGAAGCATTATCCGGTTTGGGTAAGCGACATAGCTGACCTTAATGATGCTTTAGAAATGATTAACGGGGTGGGGCAGATTACTGGAAGCTTTATAGCAGCAAACCACCTTGTTAATAACATAGCGCTAGCTTTTAACGGCATACATCAACTTATGTCATCAAAAAGTGCTGCGTACTTTATCTGGCGTAAACCTTACATGGTGGCTGGTAAGGGAACCTTCATTGATCAGATGATGGGGTACTGTGGGCTTATAAATGTTTTTGATGTTGGCCGATATCCAATTGTAACAGCAACGGACCTCATAGCGGCGGCACCCAAAGTTATTCTGCTTTCCACGGAGCCATATCCATTTGTCGAAAAACATCTGGAAGAGTTTAAGCGAATGGTGCCTAATGCCGATATAATTTTGGTGGATGGTGAGATGTTCTCTTGGTATGGTAGCAGGTTACTACTTGCACCAAAATACTTCAACAGCCTTATTTTCGGCTTACAGCCGTAA
- a CDS encoding sugar transferase codes for MNTRYSKHLPGLVFLSDLLLLNIALYTSHFVKFNNLVFSNTSITFILLVNIAWVVVSALSKSFYVFRPLWLRDNINKFLLTLIYHLLCVFGIIYFFKIFNISRTEVMLSYTLFFLFVVVQRSVLFFFLDYIRKNGYNHRQIVIIGDNNIADRLMKSFSQHPEYGYDLADYISEEQISGMEEPQLIQHLLSKSPSEIFVCYKEMNTDLLNRLVRIGNTHFIKIKVVSDLMLGNNYAQLISYDDVPVLQLNSHPEIGLKIRFLKRSFDIGFSLVVMVLGAPIFFMLYVITKLSSKGPAFFRQERVGQNEKPFYIYKFRSMKVNAELAGPQLSKDNDPRITKWGRIMRKTRLDELPQFWNVLKGDMSVVGPRPERQYFIEQIVEKTPSYKKLLRVKPGLTSIGQVHYGYAENVDQMCDRVRYDMLYLQNMSLNSDLNIILKTVKVMVQGKGK; via the coding sequence ATGAATACACGCTACTCTAAACACCTTCCGGGGCTTGTTTTCCTGAGCGATCTGTTACTTTTGAATATTGCACTTTACACTTCTCATTTTGTAAAGTTTAATAATCTTGTTTTTAGCAATACATCAATCACCTTTATTTTATTGGTAAACATTGCCTGGGTTGTTGTATCGGCACTTTCTAAAAGCTTTTACGTTTTTAGACCGTTATGGTTACGTGATAACATCAACAAATTCTTACTAACGCTTATCTATCATCTCCTTTGCGTTTTTGGTATAATTTACTTTTTTAAAATATTTAACATTTCCCGTACTGAGGTAATGCTTAGCTACACATTGTTCTTTTTGTTTGTAGTTGTACAACGTTCGGTGCTGTTCTTTTTTCTAGACTATATCCGTAAAAATGGATACAATCATAGACAGATAGTAATTATAGGTGATAATAATATTGCCGACCGTTTGATGAAATCTTTTTCTCAGCATCCTGAATATGGATATGACCTTGCAGATTATATCTCTGAGGAGCAAATATCAGGAATGGAAGAGCCTCAGCTTATACAACACCTATTAAGTAAAAGTCCCAGTGAGATATTTGTATGTTACAAAGAAATGAACACCGACTTGCTAAACAGGCTGGTGAGAATTGGCAATACTCATTTCATAAAAATTAAGGTTGTATCAGACCTGATGCTTGGCAATAACTACGCTCAGTTGATAAGTTATGATGATGTACCGGTGTTACAACTGAACTCCCACCCGGAAATAGGACTTAAAATAAGATTTTTAAAGAGGAGTTTCGACATTGGATTTTCGTTGGTAGTCATGGTTTTAGGTGCTCCAATATTTTTCATGCTGTACGTTATTACAAAGCTATCTTCAAAAGGACCTGCATTTTTCAGACAAGAGCGTGTAGGGCAAAACGAAAAGCCTTTTTACATCTACAAATTCCGTAGCATGAAGGTAAACGCGGAGCTTGCCGGCCCACAGTTGTCCAAGGATAACGACCCTCGAATCACTAAATGGGGACGTATTATGCGCAAGACCAGGTTAGACGAGTTACCGCAATTCTGGAACGTTTTAAAAGGAGATATGTCTGTAGTAGGGCCACGTCCAGAACGTCAATACTTTATTGAGCAGATAGTAGAAAAAACGCCTAGCTACAAAAAATTGCTGCGGGTAAAACCAGGTTTAACATCTATTGGCCAGGTGCATTATGGTTATGCGGAAAACGTTGATCAAATGTGCGACAGGGTGCGGTATGATATGTTGTACCTGCAGAACATGAGCCTTAACTCCGACCTTAACATTATCCTTAAAACTGTTAAGGTGATGGTACAGGGAAAAGGTAAATAA
- a CDS encoding D-sedoheptulose 7-phosphate isomerase yields MTEKIDSVFQDHIEVAQATLAQLKGTIEKVCQVVIDCSKRGNKVLLFGNGGSAADAQHIAAEFVGRFVKERRSLPAIALTTDTSAITAIANDYGYERVFERQVAGLAVKGDVIIGLSSSGNSLSVINGLIKGRELGCKTIGLSGQRGGNMNQHCDLNIVIPSNTTARIQEMHILIGHIICETIDDVF; encoded by the coding sequence ATGACAGAAAAAATTGACAGTGTTTTTCAAGATCATATAGAGGTTGCTCAAGCAACACTAGCACAGTTAAAAGGCACCATTGAGAAAGTATGCCAAGTAGTAATTGATTGTAGCAAAAGAGGTAATAAGGTACTACTTTTTGGAAACGGCGGCAGTGCTGCAGACGCTCAACACATAGCCGCAGAATTCGTTGGCCGCTTTGTTAAAGAACGCCGGTCGCTGCCCGCAATAGCATTAACAACTGATACATCTGCAATCACCGCCATAGCCAATGATTATGGCTATGAAAGGGTGTTTGAGCGGCAGGTTGCAGGCCTTGCGGTAAAAGGCGATGTAATTATTGGCTTATCTTCCAGCGGCAATAGCCTCAGCGTCATAAACGGTTTAATTAAAGGTCGTGAATTGGGCTGCAAAACTATCGGGCTTTCCGGACAAAGAGGTGGTAATATGAACCAGCACTGCGACTTGAATATTGTAATCCCGTCTAACACTACCGCCAGAATTCAGGAAATGCATATTCTTATTGGTCATATAATTTGTGAAACAATCGATGATGTTTTCTAA
- the rfaD gene encoding ADP-glyceromanno-heptose 6-epimerase yields the protein MNVLTDSKPVIIVTGAAGFIGSCMVQFLNNLGLDNLVLVDEFTSDGKKPNWESKKFVEQVERCNLFDWLGAFTGDISAIIHLGARTDTTEFDYSVHQKLNVEYSKAVWNYCAEKSIPLIYASSAATYGAGEFGYDDDHKIVSHLEPLNPYGVSKNEFDKWALAQTFTPSAWAGLKFFNVYGPNEYHKGRMASVIWHSYNQIKQSGVVKLFRSHRKEFEDGQQLRDFIYVKDLLKVMYWMLKMMTIGKWTLAESGLYNLGTGKARSFYDLVTATYNALDTEPIIVFINMPEDIREKYQYFTEANMQKLQAAGYTDKFYTLEEGIYDYVKNYLAEEVYY from the coding sequence ATGAACGTTTTGACAGATAGTAAACCTGTTATAATAGTAACAGGGGCCGCTGGCTTCATTGGGTCGTGCATGGTTCAATTCCTAAATAATTTAGGGCTCGATAACCTGGTGCTGGTTGATGAATTTACATCAGATGGTAAAAAGCCCAATTGGGAAAGCAAAAAGTTTGTTGAACAGGTAGAACGATGTAATTTGTTTGATTGGCTGGGGGCATTTACCGGCGATATCAGCGCCATTATACATCTTGGTGCGCGCACCGACACCACAGAGTTTGATTACAGTGTACACCAAAAGTTAAATGTTGAATATTCAAAGGCGGTTTGGAATTATTGTGCAGAAAAAAGTATTCCGCTTATATATGCATCTTCAGCAGCAACTTACGGTGCAGGCGAATTTGGATATGATGATGATCACAAAATTGTAAGCCACCTTGAGCCCTTAAACCCCTATGGAGTAAGCAAAAATGAGTTTGACAAATGGGCGCTTGCACAAACATTTACCCCATCTGCATGGGCAGGGTTGAAGTTTTTCAATGTTTACGGGCCTAACGAATATCATAAAGGCCGTATGGCAAGCGTTATTTGGCATTCTTATAATCAGATAAAACAAAGCGGGGTAGTTAAACTTTTTAGGAGTCATCGTAAGGAGTTTGAAGATGGTCAGCAACTTCGCGACTTTATATATGTGAAAGACTTACTAAAAGTGATGTACTGGATGCTGAAAATGATGACCATTGGTAAATGGACATTGGCTGAAAGTGGCTTGTACAATTTAGGCACAGGTAAGGCCAGGAGCTTTTATGACTTGGTAACTGCGACTTATAACGCACTGGATACAGAGCCTATTATTGTTTTCATAAATATGCCAGAGGATATACGTGAGAAATATCAATATTTTACTGAGGCAAATATGCAAAAATTACAAGCTGCAGGTTATACTGATAAGTTTTACACGCTTGAAGAAGGAATTTACGATTACGTAAAAAATTATTTAGCTGAAGAAGTTTATTACTAA
- the rfaE1 gene encoding D-glycero-beta-D-manno-heptose-7-phosphate kinase: MVAEITNTKILVIGDLMLDHYIYGTCNRISPEAPVPVVEISRESFTLGGAGNVVKNLVALNCLPTIIGIVGDDDKADIVLNELSAFGISLNGIVKDSDRCTIVKSRVLVANHQLIRLDREVTIPVAPEKGQQILSKLQQIVKEYDIVLISDYNKGLLTPTLLEGVIDICRQQGVMTLVDPKGLEFSKYKGVNIIKPNRKEAVIASGINITDNDTLLAACAKIQEITACESVVVTLSEDGIAIFNNNKLEIISTRALDVVDVTGAGDTVLAALGVALASGESIYEACKFANQAAAIVVSKVGSATATLNEIHQKIADERFDR; this comes from the coding sequence ATGGTAGCCGAAATTACAAACACCAAAATACTTGTAATAGGTGATCTTATGCTTGATCACTACATATACGGAACCTGCAACCGCATTTCTCCGGAAGCACCGGTCCCTGTTGTAGAAATTTCCAGGGAATCGTTTACACTTGGCGGTGCAGGCAATGTGGTAAAGAACCTTGTAGCTCTCAATTGTCTGCCCACTATCATAGGCATAGTAGGAGATGATGACAAAGCAGATATAGTACTTAACGAACTTTCTGCATTTGGAATATCTTTAAATGGGATAGTTAAAGACTCTGACCGTTGCACTATAGTAAAATCACGTGTGTTGGTAGCTAATCACCAGCTAATCCGGTTAGATCGCGAGGTAACTATACCAGTAGCTCCTGAAAAAGGGCAGCAAATTTTAAGCAAACTTCAACAAATTGTAAAGGAGTACGACATTGTTTTAATATCTGATTACAACAAAGGGCTTTTAACTCCGACCTTGTTAGAAGGTGTAATTGATATATGTCGCCAGCAAGGAGTAATGACCCTGGTAGATCCTAAGGGGTTAGAATTTTCTAAATACAAAGGAGTAAATATTATCAAGCCAAACCGCAAAGAGGCTGTTATAGCATCTGGTATAAACATTACTGATAATGATACGCTATTAGCGGCTTGTGCTAAAATACAGGAAATTACAGCATGTGAAAGTGTAGTTGTAACGCTGTCAGAAGATGGTATAGCTATCTTCAATAACAATAAACTTGAGATTATATCTACCCGGGCTCTTGACGTTGTTGATGTAACCGGTGCTGGCGACACTGTTCTGGCAGCATTGGGAGTTGCGCTGGCATCCGGCGAAAGTATTTACGAAGCCTGTAAGTTCGCAAATCAAGCTGCTGCGATAGTTGTAAGTAAAGTAGGTAGCGCTACCGCCACTTTAAACGAGATACACCAAAAAATTGCCGATGAACGTTTTGACAGATAG
- a CDS encoding glycosyltransferase, with protein MTKQVKTALLIPTYNAGALWSEVLKSVMAQTLTPERKVIVDSGSSDNTVRLAAEYGFEVITIPKAEFNHGATRQLLVDRVEGVDVCVFLTQDAILADPMSLRNIVNIFETDDQVGIAYGRQLPHKGSKTLETHARLYNYPPVSEVLSIKDKEKLGFRIFFCSNSFSAYRRSALMSVSGFPSDSIMGEDAIVAAKLLQAGQKKAYVANATVRHSHTYTLGQEFRRYFDTRVFHEQNIWLLNDFGKAGGEGLKFVKSEIGYVMKHDKLSIFKSIASVFAKWMGYNSGRFYKRLPVSVVTKLSMHGFYWK; from the coding sequence ATGACAAAACAAGTAAAAACGGCTTTACTTATTCCTACTTACAATGCTGGTGCGTTGTGGAGTGAAGTGTTGAAAAGCGTAATGGCGCAAACATTAACACCAGAGCGCAAAGTAATTGTAGACTCCGGCTCGTCAGATAATACCGTTAGGTTGGCTGCTGAATACGGATTTGAGGTGATTACCATCCCTAAAGCTGAATTTAATCATGGTGCTACAAGGCAGTTATTAGTTGATAGAGTAGAAGGTGTTGACGTATGTGTATTTCTTACGCAGGACGCTATTTTGGCTGACCCAATGAGCCTTCGAAATATAGTTAATATATTTGAAACCGACGATCAGGTAGGTATTGCCTACGGCAGGCAATTACCGCACAAAGGGTCTAAAACGCTTGAGACGCACGCTCGCTTATACAACTATCCTCCTGTATCTGAAGTACTTTCTATAAAGGATAAAGAAAAATTGGGCTTCAGGATATTTTTCTGTTCAAATTCTTTTTCAGCTTACAGACGGTCTGCATTGATGAGCGTTAGTGGGTTTCCATCTGACTCTATAATGGGAGAGGACGCAATTGTAGCCGCTAAATTGCTGCAGGCAGGTCAAAAAAAAGCTTATGTTGCCAATGCTACTGTGCGTCACTCCCATACTTATACATTAGGGCAGGAATTCCGTCGCTACTTTGATACGAGAGTTTTTCACGAACAAAACATATGGCTCTTAAACGATTTTGGAAAAGCCGGAGGGGAAGGTTTAAAATTTGTAAAGTCCGAGATCGGTTATGTAATGAAACATGATAAGTTGAGCATTTTTAAGTCAATTGCTTCGGTATTTGCTAAATGGATGGGGTATAACAGCGGCAGGTTTTACAAAAGGTTGCCGGTAAGTGTCGTAACAAAACTGTCCATGCACGGTTTTTATTGGAAATAA
- a CDS encoding glycosyltransferase family 4 protein, translated as MIEEVAPSPDIARGFKGHMWEQLYLPGLLKGRLLFSPSITGPLAVKNQVVVIHDVVPLQHPEWINKYFAKWYQQLLPRLGKQVKHIIAISDFTKQTILEHIDIPESKISVVYNGVNHDFLTGESAPLSIPFNRYVLSLGSLEPRKNLPLLLKAWKNILHKIPEDVGLVVVGKKGSPLVFSSNNIDEIPERVYFTGHVSDEHIPWLYTNAMFFAYLSFYEGFGLPPLEAMATGCPVLAGNKTAIPEVISDAGLLVDPYSLAEIEAGMLKYFEDDEARKKMGEKGKERAKFFNWKKTSAQTWDIIDQFRN; from the coding sequence ATGATAGAAGAGGTAGCACCGTCACCTGATATTGCACGCGGTTTCAAAGGCCATATGTGGGAGCAGCTTTACTTGCCCGGCTTGTTAAAAGGACGCCTGCTATTTAGCCCAAGCATTACAGGGCCATTAGCTGTTAAAAACCAGGTGGTTGTTATACATGATGTTGTTCCGTTGCAACATCCCGAGTGGATAAACAAATACTTCGCTAAATGGTATCAGCAGCTTTTACCACGACTTGGTAAACAGGTAAAACATATTATTGCAATCTCCGATTTTACCAAGCAAACGATACTGGAACACATAGATATACCAGAAAGTAAAATATCAGTTGTTTATAATGGCGTAAACCATGACTTTTTAACAGGTGAAAGCGCGCCGCTCAGTATCCCGTTTAATAGATACGTGTTGTCGCTCGGATCTTTAGAACCCCGTAAAAATTTACCTCTCTTGTTAAAAGCTTGGAAAAACATATTACATAAAATACCAGAAGATGTTGGTTTAGTTGTTGTTGGGAAAAAAGGAAGCCCTTTGGTGTTTTCCTCTAATAATATTGACGAGATTCCAGAACGTGTATACTTTACTGGGCACGTTAGCGATGAACATATACCATGGCTTTATACTAACGCTATGTTTTTTGCCTACCTGTCTTTTTATGAGGGTTTTGGATTACCTCCGTTAGAAGCTATGGCAACTGGGTGTCCGGTATTAGCTGGCAACAAGACAGCCATACCAGAAGTGATCTCAGATGCTGGTTTATTAGTTGACCCCTATAGTTTAGCAGAGATAGAGGCGGGCATGCTAAAATATTTTGAAGATGATGAAGCCAGAAAAAAAATGGGTGAAAAAGGTAAAGAAAGGGCGAAGTTTTTCAACTGGAAAAAAACGTCAGCTCAAACATGGGATATAATAGACCAGTTTAGAAACTAA
- a CDS encoding glycosyltransferase family 4 protein: MIFAVDGVRLSRKPSGVTYIAVSLIKQLAAERPDWIIYVILRSEIHPLLNGVFNEHNIEFVKRPLPLFNNIGLLWSLIKLNRVVAQLKPDYYLSPSTYLYPFFNRNQIKQITFVHDMVFKKWPDTMSIANRILTNLLFKYSIRRADLIWCNSHYTADELKNYYPDIASNKKIFIGAGLNVDFKEALAQRFQISSQVSSTKKPYLFFVGTLEPRKNIELLLDIFKHVAERYDLIIVGGSGWGNTSDAISTKLNSSGYPKDQVKILPKVDLQDLIGLYSNAYCYLTTSFNEGLGLPLLEAMSCGCPVIAAHNSAMIEVVEGAGITVKSWLIDDWLSALKDIEDNREALVIAGYERLEAFQWKIVVQEFIAFISQP; this comes from the coding sequence ATGATTTTCGCTGTTGATGGGGTTCGATTATCTAGAAAGCCCTCTGGTGTTACATACATCGCTGTATCATTGATTAAGCAACTTGCTGCCGAGCGGCCAGACTGGATTATATATGTTATATTAAGATCTGAAATTCATCCGTTATTAAACGGTGTGTTTAATGAGCATAACATTGAGTTTGTCAAAAGGCCTTTGCCTTTATTTAACAACATTGGTTTGCTATGGTCTTTAATCAAGCTTAACAGAGTTGTTGCGCAATTAAAACCAGATTATTATTTATCACCAAGTACATATCTTTACCCTTTTTTTAACAGAAATCAAATTAAGCAAATTACATTTGTGCATGACATGGTTTTTAAAAAATGGCCAGATACCATGTCGATCGCCAATCGGATATTGACAAACTTACTTTTTAAATATAGTATAAGACGTGCGGATCTGATTTGGTGCAATTCACATTACACCGCCGATGAGCTTAAAAACTATTATCCTGATATAGCATCAAACAAAAAAATTTTTATAGGTGCTGGATTAAACGTTGATTTTAAGGAAGCCTTAGCTCAACGTTTTCAAATTTCTTCACAAGTATCTTCTACAAAAAAGCCGTATTTATTTTTTGTAGGAACCTTGGAGCCTAGAAAAAATATTGAGTTGTTATTAGATATATTTAAACACGTAGCCGAACGATACGATCTGATTATAGTAGGAGGAAGTGGTTGGGGAAATACATCTGATGCAATTTCAACTAAGTTAAATAGTTCCGGCTACCCAAAAGATCAAGTGAAGATTTTACCGAAGGTTGATTTACAAGACTTGATAGGATTGTACAGTAACGCCTATTGTTATCTTACTACATCTTTTAACGAGGGCTTGGGTCTGCCGCTGCTTGAAGCGATGAGTTGTGGCTGCCCGGTTATTGCAGCTCATAATTCGGCAATGATAGAAGTAGTTGAAGGTGCTGGCATTACGGTTAAGTCATGGCTGATTGATGATTGGCTCTCCGCTTTAAAAGATATAGAAGATAACAGAGAAGCCTTGGTAATTGCCGGTTACGAACGATTGGAAGCTTTTCAGTGGAAAATAGTAGTTCAAGAATTTATAGCTTTTATAAGTCAACCTTAA
- a CDS encoding glycosyltransferase, with the protein MKKGAFTIVAKNYFGLAEVLGSAIKKVNPEVDFHIFIADEVDDDKALGAIKQSKFFYHVAKETLDYAEDLWFDTAFKYNITEFCTFLKPHCAEYLFGKDYDKVIYFDPDIYVFSALDPIFRELDDSFVVVTPHITTLEINYTGNASQNDLLATGIYNLGFVAFRKCDQSSQLLSWWKSRLQDMCFVDRADALFTDQKWMDFIFSFFDSGIHVSRDLGRNLAPWNFHERKIKSVDGAFWVTNRVTGKEDFALIFVHYSGVNYRNFKDSNLNLPDLNLENYPDLLPIFSIYEQEVTKGRIADFLNLSYSYNYFDNGIEILHLQRRLYRRALANNVTYGNPFKSAPQASFYQRLKKQKLVDSSFVKNELDKMRKDTYGDYYKKVSYINKFFFIVNRLLGFKKYYILAKFFIKYFRPENQYFLLDKSDVSKTL; encoded by the coding sequence ATGAAAAAAGGAGCTTTTACAATTGTAGCAAAAAATTATTTTGGCCTTGCCGAAGTATTAGGATCGGCAATAAAAAAAGTTAACCCGGAGGTTGACTTTCATATTTTCATTGCAGATGAAGTTGATGATGATAAGGCACTTGGGGCAATAAAGCAAAGCAAATTCTTTTATCATGTTGCCAAGGAAACACTGGATTACGCCGAAGACTTGTGGTTTGATACCGCCTTTAAATATAACATAACTGAGTTTTGCACGTTCCTAAAGCCACATTGCGCTGAGTACCTGTTTGGCAAAGATTACGACAAAGTGATTTACTTTGATCCAGACATTTACGTGTTTTCTGCCCTAGACCCAATATTTAGAGAACTGGATGATTCCTTTGTTGTGGTAACTCCGCATATTACCACGCTTGAAATTAACTATACAGGTAACGCGTCGCAAAATGACCTTTTAGCCACTGGTATATACAACTTGGGTTTTGTTGCTTTTAGAAAATGTGATCAGAGTAGCCAACTTTTAAGTTGGTGGAAAAGCAGGCTGCAGGACATGTGCTTTGTAGACAGGGCCGATGCTTTATTTACAGACCAGAAATGGATGGATTTTATTTTCTCGTTTTTTGACAGCGGCATACACGTGTCAAGAGATCTGGGCAGAAATTTAGCACCTTGGAATTTTCATGAGCGCAAGATCAAAAGTGTTGATGGCGCGTTTTGGGTAACAAACCGTGTAACCGGGAAAGAAGATTTTGCACTTATATTCGTGCATTATTCCGGCGTAAACTATCGCAACTTTAAAGATAGTAATCTAAATCTGCCAGATCTCAATTTAGAGAATTATCCTGATTTGCTGCCTATATTTAGCATATACGAACAGGAAGTTACTAAGGGCCGAATAGCCGATTTTCTGAACTTAAGTTATAGCTATAATTATTTTGATAATGGGATAGAAATTCTTCATCTGCAAAGGCGTTTATACAGGCGGGCATTAGCAAATAATGTTACATACGGGAATCCGTTTAAATCGGCTCCTCAAGCGTCTTTTTATCAAAGGCTGAAAAAACAGAAACTAGTAGACTCGTCTTTTGTTAAAAACGAACTGGATAAAATGAGGAAGGACACCTACGGTGATTATTATAAAAAGGTAAGCTATATAAATAAATTTTTCTTCATTGTTAACCGTTTGCTTGGGTTCAAAAAATACTACATACTTGCTAAGTTTTTTATCAAATATTTCAGGCCCGAAAACCAGTATTTTTTGCTTGATAAAAGCGACGTAAGTAAGACCCTGTAA
- a CDS encoding glycosyltransferase yields MIAGCTVIYNPEWEVIGNLKSYAATLSVLYVVDNSDIKNHNVLSAIKAIPQVIYIDNGGNKGIANALNVACNLALKAGYHWILTMDQDTSFMNTAFFHTVENLNDDTIAICSASYTGSYDRWTKNFDKNFDEIHFVVTSGNLLNLNVWVALKGFEEKLFIDEVDHDFCAKARVAGFKILTSKQIYLQHNLGVPLTTHGSNVVTGHSPLRYYYITRNTLYITFKYFFSDFALVSNRIKHLFKSVVRIILYYPDKKNYAKFIIKGVYDFLTGHYGKLEINYTK; encoded by the coding sequence ATGATAGCAGGTTGCACGGTGATTTATAATCCTGAATGGGAGGTGATAGGTAATTTAAAAAGTTATGCTGCTACATTGTCTGTATTGTATGTAGTTGACAATAGCGATATCAAAAATCACAATGTTCTATCGGCCATTAAGGCGATCCCACAGGTAATATACATCGATAATGGAGGCAACAAGGGTATAGCTAACGCTTTAAATGTTGCCTGTAACTTAGCTTTGAAAGCTGGCTATCACTGGATATTGACGATGGATCAGGATACAAGCTTCATGAATACTGCTTTTTTTCACACGGTTGAAAACCTCAATGATGATACAATAGCTATCTGTTCTGCCTCCTATACTGGTAGTTACGATCGTTGGACTAAAAACTTTGATAAAAATTTTGACGAAATTCATTTTGTGGTAACCTCAGGAAATCTACTTAATCTCAATGTGTGGGTAGCGCTAAAAGGATTTGAAGAGAAGCTGTTTATTGATGAGGTTGATCATGACTTTTGCGCAAAGGCTAGAGTTGCTGGCTTCAAGATTCTTACAAGTAAACAAATTTATTTACAGCATAACTTGGGAGTGCCTTTAACTACCCATGGAAGTAATGTCGTTACGGGGCATTCGCCGTTAAGATATTATTATATTACAAGAAATACCCTTTACATAACATTCAAATACTTTTTCAGTGACTTTGCGCTTGTATCAAACAGGATTAAGCATTTGTTCAAAAGTGTGGTAAGAATTATCCTCTATTATCCTGACAAAAAGAATTACGCTAAATTTATAATTAAAGGAGTTTACGATTTTTTAACAGGTCATTATGGTAAACTTGAAATAAATTATACTAAATGA